CCCGAGCAGCTCGCGCCGCTCTTCCGCCACCCGGGGCACACGGCCGGGTCGGACGGCATCCACGTCGGCACCCACCCGCACCCCCGCGCGGCCGGCACGTTCGCGCGGTACCTCGGCGACTTCGCCCGACCCGGGCTGCTCACCTGGGACGAGGCGCAGCGGCACCTCGCGACGACGGCGGTCGGGCTGCACGGGCTCGGCGACCGCGGCGTGGTCCGGACCGGCGCGGTCGCGGACCTCGTCGTGGCCGACCCCGAGCGGGTCACGTCCAGGGCGACCTACGCGGCGCCGACGCTGCGGGCCGAGGGCATCGACGACGTCCTCGTCGCCGGGGTCCCGGTGCTCGCCGCCGGTCGCACGACGCACGCGACCCCCGGCGTCGGGCTACGTCGCGCGCGCTGAGCGCGGGGAACGGACCGTCGCCGGGGGTCGGGCGTGAGGACCTGCTCAGTCCTGGCGGTCGGACAGCACGGCGACGACGTCGATCTCGACGAGGATCCCGGCGAGGTGCGACTGCACGGTGGTCCGGACCGGGTACGGCTCGGAGAAGTGCTTCGCGTACTCCTCGTTGAACGCCGGGAAGTCCCGGTCCGAGTGCTCGAGGTGCACGGTGGACTTCACGACGTCGTCCAGGGTCGCGCCGTGCTCGGCGAGGACCGCGGCCACGTTCGCCAGCACCTGCGCGGTCTGCCCGGCGACGTCGTCGGCCATCGCCCCGGTGGCGGGGTCCTGCGGGCCGAAGCCCGCGGTGTACAGGAAGCCGTTCGCGACGATGCCCTGGCTGTACGGGCCGGCGGGCTTCGGGGCGTTGTCGGTCACGATGGCGGTCTTCGGCACGGGGCCTCCTCGGTTCGGTCCAGCGGGTCGCCACCAGGGTAGGGGTGCCGACGTCGCCGGGACCGGCCACGGGGCGGAGCCGTTCCGGTGCGCACAACGCGGGGCGTGCCTCCCGGCCGTGCCCGGCGACCGATCACCCGCGTGACGTGCGCGTGGCACGCAGGGGTCCAGGAACGGACGGCTACCCTCGGGACGTGCCCACCCTGATGCCCGGACATCGCGGAGCGGGCCGGTGAGCCGGTACGACGGCGTCGTCGCCGGCACCCTCGCGAACGGTCGACGTCGTCTCGTCGACCTCGCCACCGCGATGCCCGCCTGGGCCGCGGTCCTGCTCGTGTGGACCGGTGGCCGGGTCGTCTCCACGTTCTGGCTCGCGCTCGCCTACCCGTTGATGGGGCGGGCGATGCCGGACAACGCGGTGTGGGGCAACGGGCACGGGTTCCTGGCGTTCCTGACCGCGTGGGACGGGCAGTACTACGAGCAGATCTCGGTGCACGGGTACCCGACGACGCTGCCGCTCGACGCCGGTGGGCACGTGGCGCAGAACTCGTGGGCGTTCCTGCCCGCGTTCCCGTTCGCGATCCGGGCGCTGACCGCCTCGACGGGGCTGCCGTTCGAGGTCGGGGCGCCGCTCGTCGCCCTGCTCGCCGGGCTCGTCGCCGCGTTCCTGCTGCACCGGCTCGTCGCCGACCACGCCGGGCACGCCGCCGGGATGTGGGCCGTCTTCTTCTTCACGTGCGGGCCGCTGTCGTTCCTGCTGCAGGTCGGCTACGCCGAGAGCACGTTCCTCGCACTGACCTTCGGGGCGCTGCTCGCGCTCGAGCGTCGGCGGTACGGGCTGCTCGCGCTGCTCGGCGTCGTCGCGGCGTTCACCCGGCCGGGGGCGTTGGCGATCCCGCTCGTGCTCGGGGTCGTCGCCCTGGTCCGGTGGATCCGCGCACGTCGGGCCGCAGCCGGCACCGGGTTGCGGTCGCTCGACGCGTTCCCCGTCGCGGAGCGGGTCCGGGTCGTCGCTGCAGGGGCCGTGATGGCCGCAGCCGGGGTCGCGTGGCCCGTGATCGCGTCGCACGTGACCGGTCGGCCGGACGCGTACCTCGAGACCGAGATGTCCTGGTGGGTGAACTTCATCGGTCGGGTCGACTTCGTGCCGATGACGCCGTGGTTCCTCATCGCCCTGCGCTGGATCGGCGTCGGCGGGGTGTTCATCGTCGTGTTCCTGCTCGTGGCGTACCCCGTGTGGCTCCTGCGTCGCTCGACCCGGAAGCTCGGGCAGACGACGGTGCTGTACTCGGCGGCGTACGCGCTGTACATCTTCGCGGTGTCGTTGCCGATGGCCTCGACGCCCCGGTTGCTCATGCCGCTCGCGCCGTTGTTCGGCTCGCCGGAGCTCGTCGCGCGGCCCTGGATGCGGTGGACGTTCGTGAGCTGCGCGCTCCTCGGGCAGCCGGTGCTCGTCGCCGTGCTGTGGCTGCTCGGCCCGCCCTGACCCGGGCCGGGTCGGGCGGGGCCGGGCCGGCCCACCCCGACCGCGAAACGCAACGTGGGCGGTTCCTCGCAGCGACATACCGCTGCGAGGAACCGCCCAGTTTGCGTTCCGCGAGCCCGCCAGCCCGCGAGCCCGCCCGCCTAGAGTTCGACCGTCCCGTGGTCGCCCGTGTCCGGCTGGCTCTGCTTGCCGAGCGCGGCCTTCAGCGTCTGCACGAGGCTCCCCACGGGTCCGGTGTCCTGCGTCCAGTACTCGACCGAGTCCCCCTCGACCGTGAGCAGCCGGATCGTGGGGTCCTGCCGTCCCTCCGGGAACCAGGCCTCGGCGAAGGGCGACCACAGCTCGTCGATGACGCTCTCGTCGCGGGTCACCGTGGCGCGTCCGGCGATCGAGAGGTACCCGCCCTGCGACTCGATCGCCACGTTCACGTGCGGGTTGCGGGCGATGTCGGTCACCTTCTCGCTGCCGTCCTGCACGAGGAACCGCAGCGTCCCGTTGAACGCCTTGTCCTGCACGGCGAGGGGCCGTGCGTGCAGCTGACCGTCGTCGCTGACGGTCGTGAGCAGGGCGGTGCGTGCTCCGTGGACGATGTCCGAGATGGCGGCGCGCTGGTCTGCCTGCGTGTCGGTCATGATGCTCCTGTTCGTCGTGCGCCCCGTTGTGCTCGACGTCCGGCCGGGCAGTCCCGGGCGCGTTCCGTTCGGACCAGTCTGCCCCTCGACGCTGGACGCGTCCGACCCGGCCTGGAGGCACGTGGCAGCACCCGCCGCACGGTCGCGTCCCCGGGCGCGCACCACCGCGGCCGGCGGCAGCGCCGACGCTCAGACGGCGGGTTCGCGGATCGTGGTCTCGACGTCGACGACCTGCGGCACGCGCGGCATCGACGCGAAGCCGAACGCCACGGGCGGGTCGAGCGGGGCGAGCGTCCCGAGCGGCTCCCCTGCCCAGGTCCCCGACACCGCGGTGACGTCGTGGGCCCCGGTCACGCCGTAGTACTCGCGGCGGCCGTTGCCCGCCGAGCCGGCCGTGCCGGACCCCGGCGAGACGAGCCGTGCGACGGGGTCGATCAGGGCGAGCCACCGGGGGTCGCGGGCGATCGGCTTCGGCACGATGCGCAGGACCCGGCCGAGCGGTGAGATCCCGCCGACGTCGATGGTCGCCTGCAGCGGTCCGGCGTCGAGCTCGAGGCCGCGCGCCGTCCGCCGGGCACGGACGTCGACGACCGAGACGGTGTCGAACCGGTAGGTGCCGGACACGTACGCGGCGACGATCTCGTCCGGCGCGAGCAGCACGCTCGACCCGTCGGCGAGCTCGAGGAACACGTCCGTGAACGACCCGAACGGCGAGCGGTCCCACATGCCGACCACGATCCGCACGCCGGAGGTCGTCCCGGCGCCGAGGATCCGGCCGCGGAAGCGTCGTTCGGTGGCCCCGTTCGGTCGCAGCATGGCGCCGACCGTACCCGCGCCGACCGTGAGCCGACGTGACGGACGTGCCCCGTGCCTCCAGGCCGGCGCAGCCGGGGTCCGCGGTCCGCAGCCGGCGACCGCGTGCCTACGGGACCGGGACGGGCTCCGCCAGGAGCTCGCGCACCCGCGGGGCGACCCGCGTGCCGTAGAGCTCGATGGACCGCATCATGTCCTCGTGCGGCAGGCGACCCGTCGCGTACCGCATGTCGAAACGCGAGACGCCGAGGATCCGCATGTTCCGCGCGATCTTGCGCGCGACCGTCTCGGGCGACCCGACGTACAGCGACCCGCCGGCGGACAGCCCTGCCTGGTACTGCGCGAGGTCGAGGGGCGGCCAGCCGCGCTCCCGACCGAGGCGGTCGGTGACGGCCTTGTGGTACGGCCAGTAGCGCTCGGCGGCCTCCTCGTCGGTCGCGGCGACGAACCCGGGCGAGTGCATCGCGATCGGCTGCTGCGGGAGCTCGAGCTGCGTGAGCGCCTGGCGGTACAGGCGGGAGAACGGTGCGAACTGCGCGGGCTGCCCGCCGATGATCGCGAGGAACAGCGGCAGCCCGTACGAGGCCGCACGGATGACGGACTGCGGGGAGCCACCGACGCCGATCCACGTCGGGATCGGACCGTGCTCGAGCTTCGGGAAGACGTCCTGGTCGGTCAGGGGCGCACGCTTCGTGCCGCTCCAGGTGACCTTGTCGCCGCCGCGCAGGGCGTTCCAGAGCTGGAGCTTCTCCTCGAAGAGGACCTCGTAGTCGCTCAGCTCGTAGCCGAACAGCGGGAACGACTCGGTGAACGAGCCGCGGCCCAGGATGACCTCGGCGCGACCGTCCGAGATCGCGTCGACGGTGGCGAAGCGCTCGTAGACGCGCACCGGGTCGTCGCTCGACAGCACGGTCACGGCGCTGCCCATGCGGATGCGCTCGGTGCGCGCGGCGATCGCGGCGAGGACGACCTCGGGGGCGCTGACCGCGTAGTCCTCGCGGTGGTGCTCCCCGACGCCGATGAAGTCGATGCCGACCTGGTCGGCGAGGACGGCCTCGTCCACGACCTCGCGGAGGCTCTGCGCCTGGCTCCGGACGGTCCCGTCGAGCCGCTCGGTGACGTCGCCGAACGTGTCGAGGCCGAGCTGCACCGGGCCGATGCGCTCGGGTGCGGGCGGCGGGACGTCCGAGGGACGGTCGGTTCCGAATGCGTTGCTCATGGCGCGCCTCCTGATCGATGCGTTTGCATGAATATAGCACAGCGCTCGGTCGTCGGCCAGACCCCACGGGTACCGTCCCGCGCATGCCGAACATCCCCGACCAGACCGGCCGCCGCATCGTCGTGACCGGTGCGAACAGCGGCACCGGCAAGGAGACCGCGAAGCGCCTGGCCGCCGCCGGCGCCAGTGTCGTCCTGGCGGTGCGGACCCCCGCGAAGGGCGAGGACGCAGCAGCCGACATCCGCCGCGAGCACCCCGCGGCCGACCTCGAGGTGCGTGAGCTCGACCTGGCGGACCTGTCCAGCGTCCGCCGTTTCGCGGACGGGATCGCCGCGGACGAGCGGCCCCTCGACGTGCTCGTCAACAACGCCGGGGTGATGGCGCCGCCCGAGCGCTTCGAGACGGCGGACGGGTTCGAGCTGCAGTTCGGCACGAACTTCCTCGGCCCGTTCGCGCTCACGAACCTGCTCCTGCCGACCTTGCTGCGCGCGGGCGGCGGCGCAGGTGCAGGCGCAGGCGCAGGCGCAGGCGGTGCGGGCGACGCCGGTGGCGGTGTCCCCCGTGTCGCGACGATGTCGAGCCTCGCCGCGATCCCCGGACGCATCCGCTTCGACGACCTGCAGTGGCACCGCGGCTACAACCCGTGGCGCGCCTACGCCCAGTCGAAGCTCGCCGACCTGCTCCTCGCGCTGCACCTGCACCGCCTGACGGTCGAGCGCGACTGGTCACTCGTGAGCACCGCCGCCCACCCGGGCTACACGCGCACGAACCTGCAGTCCGCGGGACGGTCGCTCGGGCGCTCCCGGCCGGTTCGGTCGAGCGACCGTGCGCTGCCGTTCACGCAGGCCGTCGAGCAGGGCGCGGAGCCGCTGCTGTACGCCGCGGTCGGACCGGCAGCGGTGGGCGGGGCCTACTACGGGCCGAACGGACCGGCGGGCCTGACCGGTCCGACCACGACGGTCACCGTGCCCCGGAGCGCGCGGAGCGCGGACCTGGCGCGGTCCCTGTGGGCGGTCGCCGAGGACCTCACCGGGACGCAGGCGCCCGCCTGACCCCGGGCCGCCGGTCCGGCGGCTGGTCGAGCGGCCGGTCGTCGGTCCGGCGGGTGGTCGGGTCGCCGGCCTGGAGGCGCGGTGCCGCTTGCGTCCCGCCGGCGTCAGAACCGCAGGCGGTCGCGGGCGAACGACTCGATGACCGAGGCCTCGATCGCCCGCTGCCCGCGCACCGTCGGGTGCACGTCGTCGGACTGCATCCAGTCGGCGTGCCCGCGGAGGGGATCGCCGATGTCGACGTAGGTCCCGCCGTCCTTCCGGGCGGCCCGGTGCATCGCGTGCGAGATCTTGGCGAGCTGCGCCGGCGGGGCCTGCTCGTTCCAGATCGCGCTGAGCCCGACGACCCGGGCCTCGGGCAGCAGCCGGTGCACCTCGGCCACGAGCTGGTCGGTCTGGCTCTTCACGACGGCGTCGTCCTCGCCGAGGTCGTTCGAGCTCGCCTGGATGAACACGACCTGCGGCCGCTCGTCCACGGCACGTCGGACGAGGGTCGGGTAGGCACTCGCGCACTCATCGGCGTCGCCCTCGGCCACGACCCCGGCGCCGTCGCACGAGAAGTTCGTCAGCTGCCACCGCTCGGTCCGGGCGAGGAGCGAGGGCCACGCCTGCTCCGGCGTCAGGCCGTGCCCGGCGGTGATCGAGTCGCCGATCACGACGATGCGCTCCCCCGGCGCGTGGTCCCACGCCCGGGTGGTCGCACTCGGGTGCGGGGTGGCCGGGGCTGCCGCCGAGGTGCTCTCCGTGCACCCGGCGAGGAGGCCCGCGGCGACCACCGCGGTCAGCGCGACGAGCACCGTGCGGCGTCGTGCGGGAGCGGGGCGTACGGATCGGGTCACGAGCCGTGACCGTACGCCGTCCCCGGACAGTGGGACCGCCCCGGTCGCTGCCGGTCCCCACAGGGTTCGCGCCCCCGCCGGGTGACCGATCTGCGTGTGGGATGCCGTTCCGCGCGTCGAAGGCCGTTCCGCGCATGGGAAACCGCCCCTTCCGCCACCCCACGCGCGGATCGGCTTCCCATGGCACGCGCGATGGGCAGGAACGCGCGGGGCAGGCCGCCCCGGGTCAGGCGCGGTGGAGCTCCACCGAGCCGTCGAGCCGCCCCGGCCGTTCGAGCCGCGCGTGCTGCAGCACGGTCCGATCCCGCCCGACGGCAGCGGCCACGATGGACAGCGTCGCGACGTGCCCGTCCGGCTCGACGGCGTCGCGGAGGATCGCGTCCGGGTCGTCGGACGGCAGCGCGGCCGACTCGGCGAGGAGCCCGAACCACCCGCTCCACCCGTCGCCGGCGTCCGTCCCGGCGTCGGCGGTGCGGAGTTCGTCGAACGGGCCGAGCACCGGCGGCGCGGTGGGTGCGGGTGCGGCGCGGAAGGCGTCGAGCCACCGGCCGATCCGGGGCGCGGTGGGGTCGTCCGGTGCTCCGTGGGTGACCATGTGCACGCCGGGGCCGAGGTCGGTCGTCCGGACCGCCTCGCCGTCCCAGGTCGACACCGTCACCCCGTCGGCCGTGGCACGGACGAGGTTGAACGCCCGGGTGGTCGGCAGCTGCCCGTCGGCGCCGGGCAGCACCCCGTCGACGGCGTCGAGCGGGACGACGCCCCGGGTCGTCCACGTGCCGTCGGTGCTCGGCACGGGCTCCGCGCGGTTGAGCACGACCGCGAGCCCGGCGGTGTCGGACGCCGCGAGCCACGCGCCTCCGGCCGACCGGTCGCGCACGCCGCGCACCGATGGGTCGCGCTCCGGCCACCACGCGGCCGGCGGGTCCCACGGCCGGTCGGGGGACTCGTCCCGCAGGGCGAGCACGGTGACGGGCCACTCGCCCGCGGGGTCGACGCGGACGACGACGGTGCACATGGGGTCGATCCTCGCACGACCGTCCGGGTAGCGTGACCGGCGTGGATGCTGCAGCAGCTCGCCGTCTGACCGTCGTCGTCGGGATCACGGGCGGGATCGCCGCCTACAAGGCCGTTGGGGTCGTGCGGGACCTCGTCAAGCGCGGGCACGACGTGCACGTCGTCCCGACCGAGGGCGCGCTCCGCTTCGTCGGCCTGCCCACGCTCGAGGCCCTGAGCCGCAACCCCGTGACCACGAGCGTGTGGGACGACGTGTCCGAGGTGCGCCACGTGGCCCTCGGCCGGCGCGCGGACCTCGTCGTGGTCGCACCGGCCACGGCGGACTCGATCGCCCGGATGGCCGCCGGGCTCGCCGGGGACCTGCTCGGCACGACCTTGCTCGCGACCGAGGCCCCCGTGGTCCTCGCCCCCGCGATGCACCCGCAGATGTGGGAGCACCCGGCGACCGTGGCGAACGTCCGGACCCTCGAGGGTCGCGGCGTGCACCTGGTCGGACCGGTCGTCGGGGCCCTCACGGGCGACGACGCCGGCATCGGCCGGATGGCGGAGCCCGAGGAGATCGTCCGCGCGGCCCTCGCGGTCGTCACCGGAACCGGAACCGGGAGCGGAACCAGCACCGGAACCGGAACCGGCAACGGGACCGGGAGCAGGACCGGAACCAGCACCGAGCCCGGCCACACGACCGACGCGGGACGGCCCGCCGGGCGTGGGGCGAGCCTCCAGGCCGGTCCCGGTCCCGGTGCCCGCGGCGAGCAGGGCGACCTCGCCGGCGTCCGCGTGGTCGTGAGCGCCGGCGGCACGCGCGAGCCCTTCGACCCCGTCCGCTTCGTCGGGAACCGGTCCAGCGGCCGCCAGGGCGTCGCGATCGCGGCGGACGCGGCCCGCCGCGGCGCCGTCGTGACCCTCGTCGCCGCGAACGTGGACGGCGGACTCACCGCCGGACTGGACGCGACGGTGGTGCCGGTCGGCTCCGCGCAGGAGCTCGCCGACGCCGTGCACGCGGCGGCGGCCGAGGCGGACGTCGTCGTGATGACGGCCGCGGTGGCGGACTACCGGCCGGCCGAGGTCCGCGAGGCGAAGCTCAAGAAGGACGACCAGGGCGACCGGATGACGCTCGAGCTGGTGCGGAACCCGGACGTGTTGGCCGATCTGGTGGCCGCGCGGCGGACCGGCCAGATCATCGTCGGGTTCGCGGCCGAGACCGAGCCCGACCGCGAGGCCCGGCTCGCCCTGGGCCGCGCGAAGATCGCCAGGAAGCCCGCGGACCTGCTCGTCGTGAACCACGTCGGGTGGTCGTCGGGCTTCGAGCGCGAGGAGAACGCCATCGAGGTGCTCGTGCCGGGCGGCCACGTGGTGCGGGAGACCTCGGGGACGAAAGCCGAGGTGGCCGCGGCGGTGCTCGACCTCGTGGCGACCGCCCTCACCTGACCGACGCAGGCCCCACTCCCAAGCGACGCCGGCCGCACTCCGCAAGCGACGCCGGCCGCACTCCGCGGCCGACCGCACGTCCCGTGCACACGCAGGCCCGGGCGAGCACGATGGACTCATGCGACGACGTGAACGCACCCGGCGCGCCGACCGGACCGCCCGCGCCCTGGCCGTCCTGCTGGCCGGCGCCGGCGTGACCCACTTCCTCCGCCCGCGCACCTACGACCGGATCGTCCCGGACGGCCTGCCGCCCCGCCTGACGACCCTGGGCTCCGGCCTCGCCGAACTCGCCGTGGCCGTCGGACTCGCCGTCCCGGCCACCCGCCGCTCGGCCGGCTGGGCAGCAGCAGCCCTGTTCCTCGCGGTCTTCCCCGCGAACGTCACCATGGCACGCGACGTGCTCGACAGCCCGCGGGCGTCCCGCGCCGTGCGGCTCGTCTCGGTCCTGCGGCTCCCCCTGCAGGCACCCCTCGTCGCGTGGGCGGCCCGCGTCGGTCGGCACGCCACGCGCCGGTGACGGACACCCCGCGTGCTCGCGCGGCGGTGCCCCTGCTGCACCGGCCGGTGACGGTGCACGCCTGGGAGGACATCGTCTTCGCCCACTGGCGCCGCGACCCCGACCAGCTCGCCGGGCTCGTCCCGCGGGGCACCCGCCCGGACGTCGTCGACGGCAGCGCCTGGGTGGGGCTGACCGCGTACGTCTTCCGCGAGACGAGCGTGCCGCCGTTCCCGCCCTCCGGTCGGCTCGGCTCGATGACCGAGGTCACGATCGAGGTCCTGACCGTCGACGACCACGGCCGCCGCGGGGTCGCCTACCGCACGGTCGACACCGCGAACGTCCCGGCGATCGTCGCCGCCCACGCCCTGCTCGGCGTGCCGTACACGTTCGCGCACGCCAGGGCCCGACGGCGGGGCGACACGATCGCGCACCACTCGGTCCGGCACCCCTCGCGCGCCCGGCACCCGCTCCGGTGGGTGCGGCAGCTGCGGACCGCGGGTGGCGGACGGCCGGGAGGCACGCCCCGCCCCCGCCTCGACGCCACCGTCCGCGTCGTGGCCGGTGAGGCGGTGCAGGACCCGCTGGCCGCCGAGCTCACCACCCGCGCCGGCATCCACGCCCGGCACCTCGCGCAGACGCTCTTCTGGCAGCGGCAGCACCCGCCGTTGGCGATCCGGTCCGCCCGGCTCGAGCGGCTCGACGGGGACCTGCCGGCCGCGGTCGGCCTCCCCGGGCTGTTCGACCGTGCGCCGGACTCGCTCCTCGTCGTGGACGGCACGACGGTCCGCTACGCGTGGGGGGACGTGGTCCGGTGAGCGACGACCGGTTCGACCTCGACCGTTTCGTGCGGGCGCAGGAGGGGGTGCACGAGCAGGCGCTCGCCGAGCTCCGGGCCGGTGCGAAGCGCTCGCACTGGATGTGGTTCGTGTTCCCGCAGCTCGTCGGCCTCGGCCGGAGTACGACCGCGCAGCGGTACGGGATCGCGGGACTCGCCGAGGCCCGCGCGTACCTCGCGCACCCGGTGCTCGGCCCGCGGATCGTCGAGGCCGCCGCGGTGGCCGCAGCAGCACCCGCCCGGAGCGCCGACGCCCTGTTCGGCGGGATCGACGCGATGAAGGCCCGTTCGTCGGCGACCCTGTTCGCCCGCGCGGCCGACGACCCGACCCCCTTCCGTGCCGTCCTCGACCGCTGGTTCCACGGAATCGAGGACCCGCTCACGGTGCGGTTGCTCGAGGACGACTGACCGGAGCCGCCGCGTCCGGCCGTCGTCCGGTGGTACATCAGGTACCGTGGACGACGTGCCCGTGCGGCACGAGCCCGATCCGTCCTTCCCGAGAACCGAGGACACCGCATGCCGGTCCCCCGCACCGCCCCCACGGAGCACCAGCTCCTCCGCGACACCGTCCGCCTCAAGATCCACGCCGCGATCATGGACGGCACGCTCGAGCCCGGTGAGCGGCTCAACGACGACGAACTCATCGCGTGGCTCGGCGTCTCCCGCACCCCCATCCGCGAAGCCCTGAGCCAGCTCACCCGCGCCGGCCTGATCGAGATGGCCCCGAACCGGTACACCCGCGTCACGACCCCGAAGCCGGACGAGGTGGTCGAGGCGATGCAGACCCTCGGCGTGCTGTTCGGCGGTGTCGTCCGGCTCGCGGTCCCGCGGCTCACGGCGGCGGCCCGGCGCAGGATCGTCGCGCAGCTCGACCGCACGATCGCCGAACTCGAGTCCCATGACGTCGCGTCGGTCAACCGGGACGCCCTCGACGTGTTCGGCCTGTACGTCGACGCGTGCGGCAACCCCGACCTGCAGCGGGTCTGCCGCGACACGATGGACGGCCTGGCCTTCCGGCTCCGCCTGCCGAACCTCGACGAGCTGATCGACTGGGACCGGATGACCGAGGACTTCCGTCGCCTCCGGGCCGCCACCGAGTCCGGCGACAACATCGCCGCCGAGCTCGCGACCGAGGCCATCCACCTGCTGCCGGGCGAGAAGTCCTGAGTCCACCTGCACGTCCGCACAGGAAACGCCCGTCCCGCCGTCGCGGGGCGGGCGTCCTGCGTCCGGAGCGCCGCGACGGACGCGCACGGGTGGCTCGCGGTCACACGCCTGCGGACCCCGGTAGCATCGCTCCGACCGAGCAGCCCCGCCCGACCCGTCGACCGAGAGCGCAGCATGACCGACCGCACGCCGGACCGCACCGAGATCGCCGCGCGCCTGGCCGCCGCCGTCGGTCGGATCAACCGCCGAGCCCGCTCGGACGCCGCCTCGCTCGGCTACGGGATCGTCTCCGCCCTGGCCACCGTGCAACGCGAGGGACCCCTGCGTCCCGGCGACCTGTCGCGGATCGAGGTCGTCACGAA
The Curtobacterium citreum genome window above contains:
- a CDS encoding NRDE family protein, which produces MCTVVVRVDPAGEWPVTVLALRDESPDRPWDPPAAWWPERDPSVRGVRDRSAGGAWLAASDTAGLAVVLNRAEPVPSTDGTWTTRGVVPLDAVDGVLPGADGQLPTTRAFNLVRATADGVTVSTWDGEAVRTTDLGPGVHMVTHGAPDDPTAPRIGRWLDAFRAAPAPTAPPVLGPFDELRTADAGTDAGDGWSGWFGLLAESAALPSDDPDAILRDAVEPDGHVATLSIVAAAVGRDRTVLQHARLERPGRLDGSVELHRA
- a CDS encoding RidA family protein, with the protein product MPKTAIVTDNAPKPAGPYSQGIVANGFLYTAGFGPQDPATGAMADDVAGQTAQVLANVAAVLAEHGATLDDVVKSTVHLEHSDRDFPAFNEEYAKHFSEPYPVRTTVQSHLAGILVEIDVVAVLSDRQD
- a CDS encoding DoxX family protein; translated protein: MRRRERTRRADRTARALAVLLAGAGVTHFLRPRTYDRIVPDGLPPRLTTLGSGLAELAVAVGLAVPATRRSAGWAAAALFLAVFPANVTMARDVLDSPRASRAVRLVSVLRLPLQAPLVAWAARVGRHATRR
- a CDS encoding pyridoxamine 5'-phosphate oxidase family protein; its protein translation is MTDTQADQRAAISDIVHGARTALLTTVSDDGQLHARPLAVQDKAFNGTLRFLVQDGSEKVTDIARNPHVNVAIESQGGYLSIAGRATVTRDESVIDELWSPFAEAWFPEGRQDPTIRLLTVEGDSVEYWTQDTGPVGSLVQTLKAALGKQSQPDTGDHGTVEL
- a CDS encoding LLM class flavin-dependent oxidoreductase, whose translation is MSNAFGTDRPSDVPPPAPERIGPVQLGLDTFGDVTERLDGTVRSQAQSLREVVDEAVLADQVGIDFIGVGEHHREDYAVSAPEVVLAAIAARTERIRMGSAVTVLSSDDPVRVYERFATVDAISDGRAEVILGRGSFTESFPLFGYELSDYEVLFEEKLQLWNALRGGDKVTWSGTKRAPLTDQDVFPKLEHGPIPTWIGVGGSPQSVIRAASYGLPLFLAIIGGQPAQFAPFSRLYRQALTQLELPQQPIAMHSPGFVAATDEEAAERYWPYHKAVTDRLGRERGWPPLDLAQYQAGLSAGGSLYVGSPETVARKIARNMRILGVSRFDMRYATGRLPHEDMMRSIELYGTRVAPRVRELLAEPVPVP
- a CDS encoding SDR family NAD(P)-dependent oxidoreductase; this encodes MPNIPDQTGRRIVVTGANSGTGKETAKRLAAAGASVVLAVRTPAKGEDAAADIRREHPAADLEVRELDLADLSSVRRFADGIAADERPLDVLVNNAGVMAPPERFETADGFELQFGTNFLGPFALTNLLLPTLLRAGGGAGAGAGAGAGGAGDAGGGVPRVATMSSLAAIPGRIRFDDLQWHRGYNPWRAYAQSKLADLLLALHLHRLTVERDWSLVSTAAHPGYTRTNLQSAGRSLGRSRPVRSSDRALPFTQAVEQGAEPLLYAAVGPAAVGGAYYGPNGPAGLTGPTTTVTVPRSARSADLARSLWAVAEDLTGTQAPA
- a CDS encoding YqjF family protein, coding for MTDTPRARAAVPLLHRPVTVHAWEDIVFAHWRRDPDQLAGLVPRGTRPDVVDGSAWVGLTAYVFRETSVPPFPPSGRLGSMTEVTIEVLTVDDHGRRGVAYRTVDTANVPAIVAAHALLGVPYTFAHARARRRGDTIAHHSVRHPSRARHPLRWVRQLRTAGGGRPGGTPRPRLDATVRVVAGEAVQDPLAAELTTRAGIHARHLAQTLFWQRQHPPLAIRSARLERLDGDLPAAVGLPGLFDRAPDSLLVVDGTTVRYAWGDVVR
- a CDS encoding glycosyltransferase family protein, translating into MSRYDGVVAGTLANGRRRLVDLATAMPAWAAVLLVWTGGRVVSTFWLALAYPLMGRAMPDNAVWGNGHGFLAFLTAWDGQYYEQISVHGYPTTLPLDAGGHVAQNSWAFLPAFPFAIRALTASTGLPFEVGAPLVALLAGLVAAFLLHRLVADHAGHAAGMWAVFFFTCGPLSFLLQVGYAESTFLALTFGALLALERRRYGLLALLGVVAAFTRPGALAIPLVLGVVALVRWIRARRAAAGTGLRSLDAFPVAERVRVVAAGAVMAAAGVAWPVIASHVTGRPDAYLETEMSWWVNFIGRVDFVPMTPWFLIALRWIGVGGVFIVVFLLVAYPVWLLRRSTRKLGQTTVLYSAAYALYIFAVSLPMASTPRLLMPLAPLFGSPELVARPWMRWTFVSCALLGQPVLVAVLWLLGPP
- a CDS encoding DUF1810 domain-containing protein — encoded protein: MSDDRFDLDRFVRAQEGVHEQALAELRAGAKRSHWMWFVFPQLVGLGRSTTAQRYGIAGLAEARAYLAHPVLGPRIVEAAAVAAAAPARSADALFGGIDAMKARSSATLFARAADDPTPFRAVLDRWFHGIEDPLTVRLLEDD
- a CDS encoding bifunctional phosphopantothenoylcysteine decarboxylase/phosphopantothenate synthase → MTVVVGITGGIAAYKAVGVVRDLVKRGHDVHVVPTEGALRFVGLPTLEALSRNPVTTSVWDDVSEVRHVALGRRADLVVVAPATADSIARMAAGLAGDLLGTTLLATEAPVVLAPAMHPQMWEHPATVANVRTLEGRGVHLVGPVVGALTGDDAGIGRMAEPEEIVRAALAVVTGTGTGSGTSTGTGTGNGTGSRTGTSTEPGHTTDAGRPAGRGASLQAGPGPGARGEQGDLAGVRVVVSAGGTREPFDPVRFVGNRSSGRQGVAIAADAARRGAVVTLVAANVDGGLTAGLDATVVPVGSAQELADAVHAAAAEADVVVMTAAVADYRPAEVREAKLKKDDQGDRMTLELVRNPDVLADLVAARRTGQIIVGFAAETEPDREARLALGRAKIARKPADLLVVNHVGWSSGFEREENAIEVLVPGGHVVRETSGTKAEVAAAVLDLVATALT
- a CDS encoding SGNH/GDSL hydrolase family protein, with protein sequence MTRSVRPAPARRRTVLVALTAVVAAGLLAGCTESTSAAAPATPHPSATTRAWDHAPGERIVVIGDSITAGHGLTPEQAWPSLLARTERWQLTNFSCDGAGVVAEGDADECASAYPTLVRRAVDERPQVVFIQASSNDLGEDDAVVKSQTDQLVAEVHRLLPEARVVGLSAIWNEQAPPAQLAKISHAMHRAARKDGGTYVDIGDPLRGHADWMQSDDVHPTVRGQRAIEASVIESFARDRLRF